TTCTTGATTAACCGAGGCTACTATCAGCTGCTCACTGTCGGCTGTCCAATCAAACAGCGTATAAGAAAGCTCACCGTCAGTCAGCTGAGTGTGCGTTCCTGAATCAATATCAACAGTGAAAATATGTACGTATTCACCCTGCCAAAAGCCACTTGCATCTGATTTGTATTTCATTTTGTTCACAACAAGAGGTTCTGGTTTATCCTCTTCTTTTTCAGCTTCAGGAAATTGAGTGCTCGAATACGCGATACGGCTCCCATCAGGTGACCAACGAAAATCAGTGACTCCCTTTTTCTCATCAGTCAGTTGTTTAGGCTCTCCCCAACTCCCTAATACGTATAGCTGAGTTGTGCCTGTTCGATTTGATAAAAACGCAAGTACATCTGCCTTTGGAGACCAGCGTGGCACTCGATTAATATGTTCGCCCTGTGTCAAATATTGATAGTCATCAGGATTTGCGAGAGACGCTCTAATGAGTTCAGCTGAATATGTATTCTTTTCGTTATGTAGGGTTGTTTCCACATACACAACATGCTCTCCATCATGTGAAAGCGCAGGTGAAGTCACGCTGCGCAACTGAAGTAGATCTTCTGGTGTCATAACACGTTTACTCATTCCAACACGTCCTTTTTCTCAAAATGTTCACACTACTAGAATAACAGGTTCTATTCATATGAACAAAATTGAAACACTACATTTCGCTTAAATCTCTCATACTTTTTTTATAAACAAGCATCGCATCTAAGATGATTTGTTGTGCTGTCCATTTATCGTCCGAATCAGCTGCTAGCAATTGATTTGATTCTGCTAATTTAGCCATCAGAGTTTGAGCACTCGCTTTCATCTCTTCAGTTGCCTGTTCCATATCGGTTTCTCGTTGATTTTCGAGTTGTGTTAAATGAGTGGTTAGCACATCTAAATCTTCTTTCTCTGGTGAAGAATCTGCAAGACTAAAAGCAGAAACTTCAGCTACTTCGGTTAAATGCTGACCCGCTTTTTGAAACCATTCTGCCGTTTGCTTTTGTTCACCATCTATTTGAACCTCATCCACTGAGTAGTTTTTTACATAGACTTCATGACCTGCTTTTTCATACATTTCAGCTAATTGAAGCGCCTGTTCTTTTGAACCTGCAGCTCCTATATATAAAAGGTCTGTATCTGCTCCCGACTCAATCGTAGCGGCGTAGCCTTCTTGTTTGAGTTTGTTAGAGACTTCTGATCCAGCCTCTTTAGTGGAAAAAGCGCCACCTTGTATAACAAATAGTTCGTTTGCGGTAGCTTGTTGTTTTTGCTCTTCATCCACCGTTGCAACAGGAGTGGTTCCTGCTTCAATAGCGGGTTCGTTTGTAACGTAATTTTTATCTCCAGTTGAGACTGTGAGTAGAACAAAGCCTAAACTAACACCGATTAGAATCGCAGAAGCAACAGAGCCGATTAACATCCAAGGGATTGTTAGTCCATTTTTCAAAAAGGTTCTAGGCTTTTTTTTCTGAGAATGTGCTGAGATAGGTGCTGTCTGTTTCCGTTCATTCCAATAATAGATCTCTCGTTCTTCGACTTTTTCAGGTTGCTTTGCTTGTTTTGTCTCTACTACATGATCTGGTTCTGGAAAGACCCACTCCGTTTCCGGCTTTTTTTTCTTTACTTTATGCTTGTCCACCTGATCACGCCTTGAGCCATCCTTTGAAAACTGTATTGATATCGTCCGTTTTTCTCCTTTCATCACAAGATTCCCCCTGTTTATCAGCTTTATCCTATGTATATGTGTACAAGCCTGTGAGTAGAACGAAAGAAAAAAGAAATAACCAACAATCCTTTAAATAGGATCATTGGTCGTCATAATGGTGCTTTTTCATATTTATCTTGGATACAGTGGGTCTGCTTTTTCTGAGTGATCTGGATAAGATCGGTATGGTGCAGATTCACTGAGAGTTTCCGCTAGACTTGGATAATAGAAGGACGAAACCATAACATAGAAATCAAAATACTCCGTTTCTACGTCTTCCTCCACACCTGCTTCTTGTTGTTCTTTGTAGCTATCATAGGAGATGGAATCCACTGATAGAATACGAGGGTATTGCTCTAATTCACGAATGAACTGAGATATGCCATCATAGGTGGAGGTACGAACTTGAACAAGTGCTTGAATTGGCTCAACATTTGGAATGGTCCAGTCTGCAATTAATGTTGAATCCACTACTGGGGCAGACTCCTCAACACTCTCATCTGGCTCCAAGTCAATATCGGGTTCCCCCTCTTCTTGCTCTTCTTCTGCGTCGTTAAACGTAATCACTCGGTTAGAAGCTTGGAAAACTCTGATTGCCCTGATAGCTGATCTGTTCAATTTCCACATTTGCAACCGATTCTGCTTGGGTAAAAGCCAAAATCACGTCATCTTCTAGCGGAACCACAGGTAGCTGCTGTTGCAGCGCTGTGCTTGAGAGTACAGGCTGCTCATCAACAGTGAGTTCCTCCTGATTTTGTAGTGCTTCTAATTCCAATTGAGCAATCGCTACTTCATCCAGTGCAGAACCTAGCTGTAATTGTGCTGGTTTAATAAATTGCCAATAGCTAAGCAAGCAGCCAATGCCAATGAATCCAACGAGAAAAGTTAACACTACCCATCTTCTTTTGGTCATATAGATTCTCATGGCGACTCACCTTCCTGAAGCTTGGTCTCTTCTAGGTTCAGAGCGAGTTCATAGGTTGCTTCGTACCGAGGTTTTACTAGCGTATTGCTCGCAACTGTATTACCTTGCTCCTCATCGTCAGTGAGTTCTGCCACTGCCTCTGTACCAATATCACTCATCCGAACGGCATCAACAATCGGATTCTGAAATAAAGCATCATAATATTGAGCAGCCTCCTGCATCTGGTCAAAGCTGACTGTGACCTCTAGCAAGCCATCTCGTTGATAAAAATAGCGTACAAAAAATCCTCTTTCAGGTAAAAGCTCAATGAGTTCTGCAGTAAATTCTGAAGTTGGCACACGATATTCATCTAGTTGATGAACGGCATCCTGTAATTGCTGCTCTGGTGTAAGGTCTGTTTCAATTGTACCTGCCGCAGCCTCTATCTCTACCTTTTGCAACTGCAGCTCCGACACTTCGTTAACAGCAACGGTGCGCTCTCTTTCAAGCATTGAATAATACATTAAGAAGATAAAAACAGAGACAAGAACAAAAACAACCGTTAACACTGCTATAAAAAAAGGGGTAATATCGCGTTTATATCGCTCTGGTAATAGATTAATTTCTTGATGCATCAGCGTACCTCTTTTCTCAGCATTAAGCCAAGGGCATCATAATACCGAGCTGGTACATATGAATCAGTGAAATCTAGCTGAGAGGTGATCTTCATTTGTGAAAAATAGTCCGTACATTCCTGCACAATGAGATCCATCGCAATCATGTCTCCACTAATCAACATATTCGAAATCTCAACTTCCCCTTTTAAAACCGAGTATTGATAAAAGCTGATCACTTTTTCAATCTCAGTAACAACCGTGCGAATCTCTTCTCTCAGCGATTCAGAGTCCAATCTCCATTCCAACTTGGCCTTCATGAATCACCCAGCGTTCCTCATCATAGGCAAGTGGCCAGGTTCGTGAAAAGAGTGGTCTACCTGAAGCCAAAATGGTAATGTTCACTAACGACACATCAAACTGAACGGAGACGGTAAACGGATGACCATCTAGAAGATTTTGCTCATGAAACAAGCGATACGCACAAGCCGACGTTAAATCAGCCGCATTTGCTTGTAAGTCTAATTGATCTAGTAATGTTACATACTCATTCATAACGGATTCTTTAGAAATATACAGTAGTAATTCTTTTTTTCTTCATCTTCTCGCAGTTTTTGATAGTCAAACAAAGGATCTTCAAATGGAAGAACCAAAGAGTCACCTGTATCTATGTATAGTTGTCCTTTTAGTTCTTCATCGGGTACGGTTGCTGCTACCTCATGCCTACGGATCAGCAGCTGACTGTCTGGCACACAGATCTGGACAGGACTGTTTTTTTTCAATTCCCACTCAGGTTGTTGCAACTCTAGCAAACGTTTTACTGCTTCTTTATCAACAAGCTTTCCACGATGAATCAAACCTGGTGGAAGATAGACTTCACCATACGTTTGAATGGTTTTCAAATCAGCTCGTTTACTGCTTACATATCGAATCACATGATCCTTTAAAACCAGTGCATGTCTCTGTTGTTTTCTACCACCAAATATCCCCATACCCGATTCTCCCATACGAATTTGATTTATCTATCAATCACCTAAAATAGCACCGTTTCGGTATACCACCGAATCAACGCTTCGCCAAAGAAATAAGCAGTTAGCGCACCTGCAGCAATAAATGGTCCAAAGGGGATGGGTTGCTTCCGGTCTACCTTTTTTAGCAACTTAGCACCAATGCCAACAATAGCCCCATATGTCGATGCTAGAAATAATGTCAAAAGCACTAGCTTCCATCCAAGTACGATGCCTAACACAGCAAACAGCTTAATATCTCCACCACCCATACCGCCGCGGCTAATGATGGCAATCAATAAAAGCAGCGCAAAACCAATCAACGCACCTAACCACGAATCCCACCAAGGTGTAAGCGGGGCTGCAACCATCCGCACCAACACGAGTGGAATCGCAAAAAATAGTAGAATTTTATCTGGAATAAGCATGTAGCGCATATCACTTACAAAAATAATTGCCAGCATCGAAACGAGTAATAACGCAATAATGGTTTCAGCTGTCCATCCAAACATATAAAATGAGAACGCAAATAAAAATCCAGTCACTAGCTCTGTTGTTGGGTACAAAAAAGAAATCTTTGTATCACATGTTCGGCAAGACCCTCGCTGAAGCAGGAAGGAAAGCACTGGAATTAGCTCTCGCGCTTCAAGAGTACGATCACACTTTGTACAATGAGAACGAGGTGTGACAATCGACTCCCCAACCGGCACCCGGAGACCCACCACATTATAAAAAGAACCAAACACCAAGCCCTACAAGAGCCAAATAACCTATCACAATACCATCAATCATTTGTTCACCTCTACGGCTGAGTTAGTCGTTTTTTCATGAAACTATATACCTATAAGGATAAATGCTTTTTATTGGAAATACAATTGTTTTTATAAAGGAAGATTAGGAGCCTGAGGCTTCTCTAAAGATACATCACAAAAACTCACGTTCCATTTATTAGTTGAGCAGCTCCGCTTCAGGAGGATCCTTCGCTTTCCGCGGGCACGGCCTCAGCTCCCAAGCGGAAAAGCACCGCTTGAGATCTTCAGACACGTGCTGTTCCCGCAGGAGTCTACGGATCCTCCTTACGCTAATTTTAGTAGAAATGAAACGACGAACGGTCCTATATGTAGGATCGTCCGTCATTTTATATTTTTATACAAAAGTCAAATTAGAATTAATTGCCTGCTACAACATTAACTAAGTCTCTTCCACCACTCGCTCTTAATTCTGTGATTACTTTTTCATTAATATGCGTTCTTTCAGTCGAAATTAATGTAACTTTATAATCTTTCCCATCAATGACCACTTTGCTTGTTCCAGCAGTATATTCAGTAGAACTTCCAGGTGGATCTGGATTCTCCATTAATCCTGCATTAATTAGAGATTCTAATGTATAAGTATTACTGCCAGTTCCACTGCCAGCAACATTCGTAGCCTTCGCCGTCTTCACTGCATTCACCATCTGCTCCGCGTTCGCAATATGCGCGTCTTTACGTGTGTTATCGATAATTGCTCCAATACTCGGAATCGCAATTGCTGCGATGATACCTAGGATAACCACAACTGCTAGTAACTCAATTAGTGTTAGACCCTTCTGATTCTTTAAATGCTTTTTCATTAATGCTTTCATTTTCTTTCGCCTCCACTTTTTTGTTTTGTCAATTAACAACAAAAAACCGACCTACACGTCTAATTAAGACAATGCCGGCCGGTTGCACTACTAGCTCCTATCTACCCAAGTGCCCATATACAGGTAGATGATCAACGCTTTCCGAGTTGTATGTACTTGTTGAAACTTGTTGTTAATCTGTTAAATCTAGCTTAGCCTAAATAAATCTATTTGTCTAGTACTTTTTTACCCTATAGTTGTAAATATTTTAAACATAGGTACCATAATAGCGAGTACAATCGTTCCTACGATTCCCGCCAAAAGAATGATCATCACCGGTTCAATTAACGCCTTAATTTGATCGGTTGCTGCTTCGACTTCTGATTCGTAAAATTCTGCTGCTTTCTCAAGCATGGCATCAAGAGAACCTGATTTTTCCCCCACACTAATCATTTGTGTGACAAGTGGTGGAAATGCCCAATGGTTTTCCATTGGTGCAGATAATGACTCACCTTGCTGTAATGAGCGTCTTGATTCCTTTAACACATTTGCAATGACATGATTGTCTGCTACTCTCTCAACAATTGTTAGTGCTTGTAAAACAGGCACGGAGCTTTGAAATAAGGCACCAAGTGTTTGTGTGACTCGAGCTAGTTCAGACTTTTGGATCAAGCTACCAAAAACCGGGATTCGTAAAATAATCGTATCCATCCACAACCTCATTTGTGGGTGTCTCCGGCCGAATTTCCACCCGAATACAAACAATGCAGCGACAATTGGTACGACCCACCAAAAAACTAACGCAAGGTCTCCTGCTGCCATCACTAGTTTTGTTATCGTGGGTAATTCTCCACCAAAGCTTGCAAACATACTCGCAAACGTTGGTACAACAAATACAAGCAAGAATATAATGATTGCGATTGCCACGACTCCAACAAACATTGGGTAGGTTAACGTCGCTAGTACTTTTTGTTTCAATCGATGCTGTTTCTCATAATACGTAGCCAATCTATCAAGAATATCGTCCAACCGGCCTCCTGCTTCACCAACCTTCACCATGTTTGTAAATAACGGAGGAAATAAATCTCCCTGCTTGGCTGAAGCAGCAGATAGTGACTTACCTGATCGAACATCCTCTTCTATCATTGCTAGAGCTGCTTTTAATGGTTTACTTGTTGTCTGTTTTGTTAACACATGTATCGTTTCGATTACTGGCACCCCTGCTTTTAGCAGCGTTGAGAATTGTCTGAGGAACATAACAAAATCCTTGGACTTTACCTTTGGTTTTAAAATTTGCACATCTTGGTACAAACCTTGCTGTAATTCTTCTATCGCAGTGACTGAAATTCGTTTTTCCTTTAATAATTGGACAGCTGCAGTCTCATCATTTGCCTGTGTTTTTCCTTTGACTGGTTTGCCGTGGCTATCTCTTCCTGTATACGAATAGGTTGCCATCAGCTTACATTGCCTTTTGCATAAATAGAGAGAATTTCAGGATTTAATACTTCTTGTTTAACGAGCTCTGCCATTGATGTATCCATCGTCATCATGCCTTCTGCTCGACTTGTTTGAATGACATTTTTAATTTGATGAATCTTTTCGTTGCGAATTAAGTTTTTGACTGCCGAGTTATTGATTAAGATTTCAGTAGCTGCCCTGCGCCCCTTGTGATCAGCTGTTCGGAATAAGCGCTGAGAGATAACCGCGCTTAAAACGGACGCTAATTGAATGCGAACTTGTGCTTGTTGAGCAGGTGGGAAAACGTCAATGATTCGATCAATGGTTGATGGTGCATCCGTTGTATGCAAAGTGCCAAGTACAAGATGACCTGTTTCCGCCGCCGTAATCGCCGTTGAAATGGTCTCCAAGTCACGCATCTCTCCAACTAAAATGATATCCGGATCCTGACGTAAACAACCTTTAAGTCCATTTGCAAAATTCTTTGTATCAAAACCAACCTCCCGTTGATTTACAACAGACATCTGATGTCTGTGTAGGTACTCAATTGGATCCTCAAGGGTAATAATATGTTTGCTTTCGGTTCGATTAATATGATCAATCATCGCCGCAAGCGTAGTTGATTTGCCACTGCCTGTTGGCCCAGTTACCAACACTAACCCTTGAGGTGCGCTAACAATCTGCTTTAAAATTGCAGGCATTTTTAAGTCATGTAATTGAGGAATCGTTGTTGGAATCACACGTATCGCCAGACCAATGCATGAACGTTGAAAATAAGCATTAATACGAAATCTCGATACTTTTGGGATACCAAACGAAAAATCTAATTCTCCCTTTTTCTCAAATTCACTCATTAAGTCCTCGGGAATAATCGCATTCGCAAACTGTCTTGTATCCTCTGGCGTGAGCTTTTCTTTGCCAAATGGTGCAAGATCCCCATTAATACGAAAAACAGGAGCCGTGCCTACTGTCAAATGGATGTCGGAAGCGCCTTTTGTAAATGCAGTAGATAATAAAGCCTCTAGCTTTTCTTTCATAAAAAATCCTCCTCTCATTAATGTTCTAAGGTCACGTGAAGCACTTCTTCCATTGTTGTAATGCCTTGTTTTACCTTTAACAATCCATCATCTAATAGAAAAATCATCCCGTTATTTGCTGCGTACTCTTGAATGTCATGAATCGTTTGTTTGTTCATCAAAAGCTGACGGATAGTCTCATCAATCACTAACATCTCATGAATGGCAATTCGACCACGAAAACCAGTATCACTACATTGACTACATCCTTCTCCGCGATACACTTTAGTAACGTCCATGCCACGTTTATGAAATAATTCCTGCTCTAACTCATTAGCTTCATGAGCTTGTCTACATGACGGACAAATTTTGCGAACCAATCGCTGTCCAACAACACCAGATAACCCCGAAGCCACAAGATATGGCTCAATGCCCATTTCAGTTAAACGTGGAATTGCAGCTATCGCACTGTTTGTGTGTAGTGTACTGAGTACCAAATGCCCAGTAAGCGAAGCACGCACAGCAATTTCGGCTGTTTCTGTATCACGGATCTCACCAATCATGACAATGTTTGGGTCCTGGCGTAGGATGGCACGTAGTCCCTTCGCAAACGTTAAACCCACTTGTGTATTTACTTGTACTTGGTTAATGCCGTTGATATGGTACTCGACCGGATCTTCAACGGTTACGATATTCACTTGATCTGTATTTAAATGATGCATGCCTGCATATAAGGTAGAGGTTTTCCCAGATCCTGTAGGACCCGTTAACAAAATCAGTCCTGATGGATTTTCAAGCATTTTTACAAACATCTTCTCATGGACGTGGTTTAATCCTAAGCTGCTTAACTTAGTTAATTCATTAAGTCCTCCGAGTAACCGAATCACTATTTTTTCACCAAAAATCGTTGGAAGTGTAGAGATCCGCATATCAACATGCTGCGAACCTACCAATACCTTAATTCTTCCATCTTGAGGCAAACGATTTTCTGTAATGTTTAACTCGCCCATAATCTTAATTCGAGCCGTTAAGGCACTCAAAATTGACGAAGAAAATGTACGCTCTGTCCGTAGCATTCCGTCAATTCGATATCGAACCATAAAACTAGTTTCAAGCGGGTCAATATGAATGTCACTTGCACGCTGATTTAGTCCATGTTGTAAAAGCTGGTCTACTAACTTAATGATCGGAGCATCTCTATCTGTAATAAGTTGCTCCTGATTCTCTATTGATGAGGCATCTAATACCTCTATCGCTTCCTCGTCAATTAATGAATCATTAATCTGATAATAACGTTCAATCGCTTCTATAATTTCTGCTTTTATCGCAATAAGAGGTTCGACTTGGAAGCCTGTAATCATCTGCAAATCATCTATCGCGTAATAATCAAGTGGATCGGCCATTGCCACTTGAAGCACATCATTTTGTTTTTTTATTGGAATCAGCATATATTTGCGGGCAAACTCTTCTGGAATCAGCTTTAATACCTGCGTATCCACTGCTGTCCGATACAGATTTACATGTTCAAGACCAAGTTGAGTCACAAGTGCCTTGATAAGCTCTTGCTCCGTAATTAATTCCCGTTCAAGCAGCGCATCACCCAATCGCTGGTCAGATCGTTTTTCCTTGAGTACATACTCAATTTGTTCGGTTTTAAGGTAACCAGCTTCAACTAATAAGTCACCGATTTTCTTTTTAGTTCTCATCATCCTGCTCCTCATCACCAGGTTCATAAACCCCTTTTATGTACTCTTGATCCTCATCAGGAGAGGTTGTTTTTGTTTCTTCATCTGTTGAAGGTTGCGCTGTTTCCACTGGATCTACAACCGGAGCATTCTCTGAGCCTTCAGGTAACTCAACAATCACTGGTTGAAGACCCGCTTCATTTAGTTTTGGCTCTGGTTCAGGCTTTGAGTACACACTACGTTCCTCGATTGAAGATACTGCAGCAACATAATCCCTTGCTAAAAGCACCATTTCTTTTTCCGTCTTGTTTGGTCCTAATTCTTTGCGATGTAATGTAGCCGCATAACCCTGTTTTCCATTTACAATCAGTTGAGAGTCACCTGCACGACGTTTTTTTGAGTATCTAACTTCTTTTCTTGGTTGAATCGTCTCCGTATCTTCCACCACTAGCTCATATTCGTGTAAATATGGTGTACCAATTAATTCAACAATCAGTCCATCTTGAGAGAATTGAGTTTTTAATTCCAACGTTTCATAATTAGGATTGTAAAATACGAGATCGCGATAGTCTTCATTAACCGACGCACTATACCCTATTTCAATGGAATAAGGAAGTTTACTTGGACTATGATGTTCGATTAATTCCAAATTAGACTTAGCCAACACTTGATAAATGGCCGAAGCAAACAAATCCAAACTTTCTCCACCCACAACCAATTGATTTGATTGTTTAAGTGTCTCTTTTAATGAAAATGTACTTTTTGGATCTATGATGATACCGTCTAAGCCCT
The nucleotide sequence above comes from Alkalicoccobacillus plakortidis. Encoded proteins:
- a CDS encoding SPOR domain-containing protein, translating into MKGEKRTISIQFSKDGSRRDQVDKHKVKKKKPETEWVFPEPDHVVETKQAKQPEKVEEREIYYWNERKQTAPISAHSQKKKPRTFLKNGLTIPWMLIGSVASAILIGVSLGFVLLTVSTGDKNYVTNEPAIEAGTTPVATVDEEQKQQATANELFVIQGGAFSTKEAGSEVSNKLKQEGYAATIESGADTDLLYIGAAGSKEQALQLAEMYEKAGHEVYVKNYSVDEVQIDGEQKQTAEWFQKAGQHLTEVAEVSAFSLADSSPEKEDLDVLTTHLTQLENQRETDMEQATEEMKASAQTLMAKLAESNQLLAADSDDKWTAQQIILDAMLVYKKSMRDLSEM
- a CDS encoding prepilin peptidase, which codes for MPVGESIVTPRSHCTKCDRTLEARELIPVLSFLLQRGSCRTCDTKISFLYPTTELVTGFLFAFSFYMFGWTAETIIALLLVSMLAIIFVSDMRYMLIPDKILLFFAIPLVLVRMVAAPLTPWWDSWLGALIGFALLLLIAIISRGGMGGGDIKLFAVLGIVLGWKLVLLTLFLASTYGAIVGIGAKLLKKVDRKQPIPFGPFIAAGALTAYFFGEALIRWYTETVLF
- a CDS encoding pilus assembly FimT family protein yields the protein MKALMKKHLKNQKGLTLIELLAVVVILGIIAAIAIPSIGAIIDNTRKDAHIANAEQMVNAVKTAKATNVAGSGTGSNTYTLESLINAGLMENPDPPGSSTEYTAGTSKVVIDGKDYKVTLISTERTHINEKVITELRASGGRDLVNVVAGN
- a CDS encoding type II secretion system F family protein, whose protein sequence is MATYSYTGRDSHGKPVKGKTQANDETAAVQLLKEKRISVTAIEELQQGLYQDVQILKPKVKSKDFVMFLRQFSTLLKAGVPVIETIHVLTKQTTSKPLKAALAMIEEDVRSGKSLSAASAKQGDLFPPLFTNMVKVGEAGGRLDDILDRLATYYEKQHRLKQKVLATLTYPMFVGVVAIAIIIFLLVFVVPTFASMFASFGGELPTITKLVMAAGDLALVFWWVVPIVAALFVFGWKFGRRHPQMRLWMDTIILRIPVFGSLIQKSELARVTQTLGALFQSSVPVLQALTIVERVADNHVIANVLKESRRSLQQGESLSAPMENHWAFPPLVTQMISVGEKSGSLDAMLEKAAEFYESEVEAATDQIKALIEPVMIILLAGIVGTIVLAIMVPMFKIFTTIG
- a CDS encoding type IV pilus twitching motility protein PilT — its product is MKEKLEALLSTAFTKGASDIHLTVGTAPVFRINGDLAPFGKEKLTPEDTRQFANAIIPEDLMSEFEKKGELDFSFGIPKVSRFRINAYFQRSCIGLAIRVIPTTIPQLHDLKMPAILKQIVSAPQGLVLVTGPTGSGKSTTLAAMIDHINRTESKHIITLEDPIEYLHRHQMSVVNQREVGFDTKNFANGLKGCLRQDPDIILVGEMRDLETISTAITAAETGHLVLGTLHTTDAPSTIDRIIDVFPPAQQAQVRIQLASVLSAVISQRLFRTADHKGRRAATEILINNSAVKNLIRNEKIHQIKNVIQTSRAEGMMTMDTSMAELVKQEVLNPEILSIYAKGNVS
- a CDS encoding GspE/PulE family protein, which translates into the protein MMRTKKKIGDLLVEAGYLKTEQIEYVLKEKRSDQRLGDALLERELITEQELIKALVTQLGLEHVNLYRTAVDTQVLKLIPEEFARKYMLIPIKKQNDVLQVAMADPLDYYAIDDLQMITGFQVEPLIAIKAEIIEAIERYYQINDSLIDEEAIEVLDASSIENQEQLITDRDAPIIKLVDQLLQHGLNQRASDIHIDPLETSFMVRYRIDGMLRTERTFSSSILSALTARIKIMGELNITENRLPQDGRIKVLVGSQHVDMRISTLPTIFGEKIVIRLLGGLNELTKLSSLGLNHVHEKMFVKMLENPSGLILLTGPTGSGKTSTLYAGMHHLNTDQVNIVTVEDPVEYHINGINQVQVNTQVGLTFAKGLRAILRQDPNIVMIGEIRDTETAEIAVRASLTGHLVLSTLHTNSAIAAIPRLTEMGIEPYLVASGLSGVVGQRLVRKICPSCRQAHEANELEQELFHKRGMDVTKVYRGEGCSQCSDTGFRGRIAIHEMLVIDETIRQLLMNKQTIHDIQEYAANNGMIFLLDDGLLKVKQGITTMEEVLHVTLEH
- a CDS encoding VanW family protein, with amino-acid sequence MKSFVRIGLLVAGMIGILLIGLFAGRVLDQQAIAKEYQVGTVISGIEVGGLTPEEAQVELEKLSEQRKSQQGISLYLYDSKVELPREALILDIPTLTEDVLMGSEQLDAMVDITALTEALAQIESADLTGLVDISTLKTDLELQLNEQPSKPVSVHLAPYIDMINEDSTVLSNVYTPYLESTLLGQWAKGLDGIIIDPKSTFSLKETLKQSNQLVVGGESLDLFASAIYQVLAKSNLELIEHHSPSKLPYSIEIGYSASVNEDYRDLVFYNPNYETLELKTQFSQDGLIVELIGTPYLHEYELVVEDTETIQPRKEVRYSKKRRAGDSQLIVNGKQGYAATLHRKELGPNKTEKEMVLLARDYVAAVSSIEERSVYSKPEPEPKLNEAGLQPVIVELPEGSENAPVVDPVETAQPSTDEETKTTSPDEDQEYIKGVYEPGDEEQDDEN